The window TCGACAGAGGCTATATTTCTCCTCAGTTTGTCACAAACCCTGAAAAGTTAATTGCTGAATTTGAGAATGCACGAGTATTGATTACAGATCAGAAAATTTCAGCTATAAAGGATATAATCCCTATATTGGAAAAGACCACACAATTGAGAGCTCCTTTGCTTATCATCGCAGAGGATGTTACTGGTGAGGCTTTGGCTACCCTTGTTGTGAACAAGTTGCGGGGTATTCTAAATGTTGCTGCCATTAAAGCTCCAGGCTTTGGGGAAAGGAGAAAGGCCATGCTTCAAGACATTGCCATTTTGACAGGTACTCAAGTTATTTTGGGCAATTACATGCTTAGGTTATTCGACTTTGTATACATTGATTCTCTGTCTCATCCAACTATGTTAAGTTCCATTATTTAATCAGTGTTTCACGAGGGGCAGTTATTTTTATTAATCCTGTCTGTTTATATGTTGATGTGCAGAGAACAGCTAACATTTTCCTTGTTATGCTATTCTTTAGGTGCCGAGTTTCAAGCCAATGATCTTGGATTGCTCGTAGAAAACACCACAATCGAACAGCTTGGTTTGGCCCGTAAAGTGACCATCTCTAAGGACACTACCACCATCATTGCTGATGCTGCTTCAAAAGACGAGCTACAAGCAAGGATTGCACAGCTAAAGAAGGAATTGGCTGAGACGGATTCTGTTTATGACACAGAGAAACTGGCTGAAAGAATTGCCAAATTATCTGGTGGTGTTGCCGTCATTAAGGTAGGAGCTGCCACGGAGACCGAACTTGAAGACAGGAAGCTCCGTATTGAAGATGCAAAGAATGCAACTTTCGCTGCCATAGAGGAAGGGATTGTCCCTGGTGGTGGTGCTGCTCTGGTCCATCTCTCAACCCTAGTTCCTGCAATCAAGGACAAGCTTGAAGATGCAGAAGAGAAGCTAGGTGCCGATATCGTCCAAAAGGTAACCATCTCAATCTTATTGAGCTGTCTCTTCGGTCTCTTAGTAGAGATTACTGGTCGTGCTGTGTTGACCTTTCATTGTCATAATATCTAAGGACTAAGCATTTCACTAGTTGAAGGTTAAATTATATAGCATTAATTTACCCGCATTCGATTGCTATGGATGGAAATCCTTGGTTCAATCATCAAACCTTGCAATGTTATTCTTTTTCCAGCTAATACAGATTTTTACTGGTCAGGTTTTCTACCTATTTTAAGCTCTCACAAGTAACGGAAGAGTTTTGTGTTCTTGGGTCGGTCATTATTCTCCTCAATTTATATTTGATTACCAATGGTTTTTAGGTCTTCTTCTACATGTTTCAACAAATGAGGAATGTTTAATGAGATGATATTAAAATTGTCTTCACCTTTTTGGGTCTATGATTTAACGAAGGCATTAGAGTTTGTTGTTAACTTATATCCTTTTGTATGCAGGCATTGGTAGCACCAGCATCCTTAATTGCCCAAAATGCTGGAATTGAAGGGGAAGTAGTAGTGGAGAAGATTAAGTCGAGTGACTGGGAAATCGGTTACAATGCAATGACAGACAAGTACGAGAATCTAGTGGAGGCCGGTGTTATTGACCCAGCCAAGGTCACCAGATGTGCCTTGCAGAATGCTGCTTCAGTTGCTGGAATGGTCTTAACCACACAGGCCATTGTAGTTGAAAAGCCCAAACCCAAGGCACCCGTCGCTGCTCCACAAGGCCTTACCATTTAATTTCTGAGAATTCTCATCTTCCTTTTGTAGGACGTTAAGATAGTCATCATCAACACTAGCTTCTGGCGGTAAGGCGCACATTCATCGGAAACAGCGAGACAATAACAAAGATG is drawn from Cucumis melo cultivar AY chromosome 11, USDA_Cmelo_AY_1.0, whole genome shotgun sequence and contains these coding sequences:
- the LOC103503001 gene encoding ruBisCO large subunit-binding protein subunit alpha; this encodes MASANALSSASILCSSHKSLRKVNQTQNNRVNYRQAGSRFVVRATAKEIAFDQSSRTALQSGIDKLANAVGLTLGPRGRNVVLDEFGSPKVVNDGVTIARAIELPDPMENAGAALIREVASKTNDSAGDGTTTASVLAREIIKLGLLNVTSGANPVSLKRGIDKTVQGLIEELEKKARAIEGRDDIKAVASISAGNDELIGLMIADAIGKVGPDGVLSIESSSSFETTVEVEEGMAIDRGYISPQFVTNPEKLIAEFENARVLITDQKISAIKDIIPILEKTTQLRAPLLIIAEDVTGEALATLVVNKLRGILNVAAIKAPGFGERRKAMLQDIAILTGAEFQANDLGLLVENTTIEQLGLARKVTISKDTTTIIADAASKDELQARIAQLKKELAETDSVYDTEKLAERIAKLSGGVAVIKVGAATETELEDRKLRIEDAKNATFAAIEEGIVPGGGAALVHLSTLVPAIKDKLEDAEEKLGADIVQKALVAPASLIAQNAGIEGEVVVEKIKSSDWEIGYNAMTDKYENLVEAGVIDPAKVTRCALQNAASVAGMVLTTQAIVVEKPKPKAPVAAPQGLTI